The genome window tgttgggCAAggagttatcgcaattgcgatggttgtgtcgcatttgcgacactggACAGTAGTCGGACAACTTCACATATGTTTTGCAAGGGGTTGGACCGTCACAAATGTGAAGgcttagtcgcatttgcgacatctgggaGGCTCAGGCACTGGTCGTATTTTCGGacattgcaattgcgaacaagagttcgcaattgcgatacctacaGCTGGGTAAAAGATTGAGATTtcgagacttagctcattttacactatttttgagacctagacttcatataggcgatttttggagagcaatTTCTTCTCTACTTCATAGGTTAGCAATCTTAACTTGTTTTCATTCAATTTCTATCACTTTTCCATGAATttcaatatcaaatctaagattCATAGAGTAGAAATAGGAgattttgggtagaaattagggatctAGTAAAATTGATATTTAGACCTCAAACTGAGGTCGGATCtcgaaataaattacatatttggactcggaCTGAATGGGTAATCCGAATTTGTCTTAATTTTAGATTTCGACCGCGTGGGCCCGGGTTAACTTGTTGTAGACCTTTTCAAATATGATAAATATTGAACCTTTTCATTcgaggtagtttctaaagcttgttttgacttgtttgaacaaTAATTGACTAGATATgggtggtttggaggcttgttctaaagggaAAATCGTGTTGGATTGTTGATCTTATTTCGAAAAGAGGTAAATATCGTGATTAACCTTgttttgagggaattaggacatGATTGGTCTATCTGATACGTGATTTATGTGTGGGGAtgatgtatatgcaaggtgatgagtgtatatgcgTTGTCATGGGTTTAAGCATACGGGGTATGTTACTTTATTTTATGTCTTTAATTATACTATGTCTTTACTTATTCCATGTTATTACTTGTTAGGTGCTCATATTTGATACATGTTTCATTATATATATGTGTCCTTACTTGTTACATGtccttaattgctacatgttcTAGCTTATTTATCCTTTAAGTTATTGTACGATTGTTACGTTCTCTTACATGTGATTAGACAGATGCTTTTACATGCCTCAGCCTTTACTTGCCTTATTATCTTTACTTGCTTCTTTTTTTTACTCTACTATGTTATATCAGATTGCCTTAGAGAATTATGCGTTTTAGTTTCCTTTTTTTGTTATGTTGTGAGATTCATCGTATTTGATTGTTACTGATATATCGGATTGGGTTGCGCCGTAAcagtattattatatatattggaTCGAATTACATGCCACAACAGTATTATTATATacattggatcaggttgcacgctacaacagtaTTGTTATATATATTGGATCGAGTTGCGTGTCACAACGGTATTGTTATTGATAGTTAGGATTGGGTCGCGTGCTGCAATTGAAAGGATGTTACGTAGTTGTTCTTGGTTGTACGCCCTATTACTGCATTGTGTTGTGAGATTACAATGTGATGTTATTCTCGGGACCTCTGTTATCTATTTCCTTTATTCCGTTCGTTATGTAATTATTCATTTTTCTACACTGTTATTGCTTCTCTGCCTAATACTCGTACAAGTTTACTGTAAGTGTCTTGTAAAAGCCccgtcattacttcgtcgaggtaagactcgatacttattgagtacatagggtcgattatactcatactatacttctgcaatTCTTGTACAGATCCTGGTGTTGATCCCAACACCGTTCAAAGGTGATTGTTCAGGCCCTTCTTCTAGGAGACTTTAGGTAGTGTTGATTGGCGTTCGCAGACCCTGGAGTTCTCTTCCTATCTTTATCTGCCGTTTATTATACCAGACAATATCGTATTTTCCATCTCAAACCTGTATTTAGAATTATTAGTGGCTCATGtgcttgtgacaccagattctggGAATAGTTTTAGACAACGATGGTTGTACATCTATTATATGTTTATGCTATTTCACCCTTTATTATTGTTAATACCTCTTTAATTATTAAACTGCTTTTGTCATTATGCTaatgttgacttgcctagcaagcagaTATTATACGTCATCACGACCCCatggttgagattttgggtcgtgataattttaGAGAAAATCGAACCACCAACTTAAATATTGAAAATGAAAGAGCGTACTCCTTACCTATCTTCACTCATCTTATTGAACTAGTCTGGGGTATGTGTGTTGCACGTGTAGCTCATATGACATTTGAAAATTTAttgtctaaaataaataaattttgtatTAGAATGGAATTAAAGAACACAAAATTTAACGCTGTTTCTTATCTCTATGAACTCTTATGAATGATGTGAGatgttttttcaaaattttacttAAATTATCTCTTTTACTTTTGTGACCCATCCATATTCTTTTAAAGTGTTAATCTTCATTTTCTAATATAAGCGTAATCgcaattttaaataatattttataaggTATGATGATTAATTTCTTACCTGTCCAGAATCTAATACTAAGTTGAGCTACATTGAATGAAAAAGTGAGTGTATTAAAATAAATAAGATTATGTCTTACGTGGAAAATTGACCCATAATATTATAAATGAGAATTATTTATCATCATAACAACCTCCACACGTAAAAATTTAAATGATTATTTCTCCTCTTACAAATGCATTGAACAATATGGTATTCACTTATTCTGGAGTAAGTCGAATCACCAATTTGTAAGTTAAAGATGAATATATTTATTCTTCATCTGTCCTTACTTTTCTACCAAATCAATAACTAGTCTCTTGACATGTGTGTCGTATATCCAATTTGACATTAAAAAATATGTTATCTAAACAAAAAAATTCACTAAAATAGAATTGAAGTACATAAAAATTGATCGTTATTGCTGATTTCTATGATCCCTAATTATTGATTGTTGGCCCAAGTAAatgatagttttgaagattgacaaaagaactcagggatgaaccaggtccatcccttgtgtgcatagacacgggcagattcaaagcacgtgagatACACATGCAGAAGATAAACAaaatctggcataataatagatatctcctgatcgaaaaaattgcataattaataaggagaaggactccttactcaacgagaacattatccaagataaggaaggaattgggagaggttgagatcaactagaactcttccaccaaggaagagtagtattagaactctagttattttctactctactaactctataaatcgcaggatgttctcattctacaggtgaGCACAAaggcagaagttaaacgtgaattgagagcaaaatagcaaggaatTTTGCAAGCAGTTTGTGTGTGATTCAAgagtgcgaacctgaagctacatgaaccagatagaagaaccagctccaagtgtttgtcttttattctagttcaattgtagcaggtattttcatattgtacctttcagctttatctagagacAATTATAATAGGTAGTCAGaatattcaagttagagttaacttgaagttgtcgcagcagttagaggctggttgctacaacgggattagagttaatcctaggtttacaaaagtattttgtaaatgcagtttttggctcagtgatttagtgaagagttttggaaaaatcctactggaaagtaggtcgtagttttttcaccttttgagtcatgtattttccacgtaaaaatccttATGTTCTTTAAtttttgcatttattattccgcaacagtagtataaggaacacatagaagaaccaggtccttctataatctatgcacgcaaaaattggacaccacacaaatcacccccatccccctcttgtgtggtattgaagttaaaacatcaattagtatcagagcaggttatccttgaagaggctaacaccttaggagaagatcaagatgagtgcaccacctgaaaactgggaagggtaatccactgctaggccaccactcttcaacgatcagtattactcttggtggaaaaacaggatAAAAGATCAtatcataggagaagactatgagctatgggacattgtcacagatggtccactggctaccatgaagataaatgccgaaggagaagaggtgccaaaaaCAAGAGCTGACTGCATTGCTGACGACTTGAGAAAATGGGataagaatgctaaagccaaaaaatgacttgtttgtggactcggtccagatgagtacagtagaatccaaagttgtaccactgctaagAAAATCTGGGATActttgcaagtggcccatgaaggaacacctcaagtgaagaggtccagaggaatactactatattctcaatatgagaatttcaccgtgaaggaaggagaaaccatccaagagatgtatacaaggttcaccacactaacaaatgaacttaagtcccttggaagggttattcttgaagaagacaaagttgagaagattttgacaagggttctgctAGTCtcatgggagagcaaaatcactgctaTTCAGGAATCAAAAAATATTGccactcttaggttggatgagctaattggaaatctcactccttatgaacttagaaggaaaaccatgaagatggatgtacctaagaaggaaaggagcctggcactcagaatcactgaaggttctgatctagaagatgataaaatggctatgatcacaaaggatttcaagaagtacctaatgagaggaaagggttcttcaagaagtagAGGCTACAGCAACCCAAGGGTTCCTGAAAAACAGACCAATGAGGGCTGCTATAAGTGTgggaagactgatcaccacatcaaaaactgccctcaataggaaattgaatggaagaaggaaagagctgaacgaagaaaCGGAAAGAAGGAATATGTTtatcccaagaagaacaaaggatcaacaaaggctatggttgctgcttggggagaaagctcagatgaggactcagatgatgaagatgaagatgaacaagcacttatggcaattggagaatccgatgaggaatctgaagtaagtataatccatctaaaagacaagattaagtttttttctaaagaaaggctatctgagttacttctagatttcattgatgaatctgaggatataaataatgaaaagaaacagctgtctaaggaatgtgtgattttaaaagcaaagtgtaagaacctgaaacttagagttagtgagactgtaagtgaaaatactacactaaagaaccaggttcatgcatttgaatcaaatgtcctagaacttagatctgaaaacctaaaactgaaattaggaacaagtaagaagacaacTGATTATACACAACTCACTCTAGGAGAAAATGTAagtaaactaaaagatgagttgtataagaaggatgagcaggtaagaaATTTGATAGAAgatctaggcaaggtcaagcatgaactagagagaacttgtaaatggaacaggtcctccgatgcactgtcatggctacaggaacattACAGTAGAAATAGAAGAGGAATTGGCTTTGGGAATctgccacctaaatgggatccctaAAGCAAGTGTCTCGCACTTCCTGAAaataaaatttgcacacactgtgataagactggtcactataaaagtgaattcACTGTAAAATAAAAggctagtcaaaagaataaaaagtttgttcaagggaaaaataggctatcgggttgggctaaaaagaatttgattcatccttttgcctatagaaagggacccaaactagtttgggttcctaagactaacccctgatttccttttgcaggtccaagtgaaggggagcagccaaatatgttatatggatagtggctgctcaaagcacatgacaggaagcaagaaccagttcctttcacttgaggacctcaaaggaggtaatgtctcctttagAAATGAGAATAAagatgagatcattggggttggtaaggtaggtaagactgactctcactcgattgagaatgtctatttgatagatggcctaaaatacagtctaattagtgtatcacaactgtgtgatagaggtaacttggtagcattcacctctacaaaatgctttgtgattaatcttaccactgacaagattgttttgcggggaaaaagagtgaacaatatatatattgtagatctttccacactgtcagaaaatgaactcacttgcttaagtgtgttagacaatgatcccctcctttggcacaagagacttggacatgcaagtctgagtcaactcaaacaattagtctccaaggacctggtgatagggctgcctaacatcaagttcaagaaagtggtaagcaccaccaggacgatggaactggtccatatggatctctatggtccaatgagaacattaagcagaggtggtaaaagatacgtgatggtgcttgttgatgattactctaagtttacttggacattatttttaacatctaaagatgaagcatttgacatgttcacttcttttgttagaaaaactcagaaacaactaggtaatcaacttgcatcaattaggttcgatcatggcactgaatttgaaaatgctaaatttgctgaattttgtgatgagcatggaaaaataataatttttctgctccaAGGACTCCAtagcaaaatggagtagttgaaagaaagaataagacacttgaagatatggctaggactatgcttctttctagtaaactgccccatagcttctgggcagaagctgtaaatactgcatgctacatcataaatagatgcatgactagacctcttgttgagaaaactccctatgagttacttaaagggagaaaaccaaatatatcccatcttagggcatttggattcaagtgctttgtgcacaattatggtaaagactccctaggtaagtttgatcccagaagtgatgagggagtattcttgggatattcttcacatagcaaagcttataaagtctataacaaaagatctatgtgtgttgaagaaagtgttcatgtgatttttgatgaaactaacattctttctgagagacaagaacatgatgatgaagcaattgggctggtaagaaacttaaataaaaccacagcccagactgaagctgcactggaagaagtaacaggtgatggaacaggtccttctACCCAGGGCAACCTGACAGGGGAAATagaacaaaaaggaaatgattctcaaacctcaagggaacctgtccatgaacctatTCCACAACAACAAAGCATTAAAGGAACATCAAagggaaaccagttggttgtgaaaccttacaagtatcaaagttctcatcccattgagaacataattattgatccaacctctggaatcaaaaccagatcttcattaaagaatctttgtgcttttgatgctttcttatctcttattgaacctaaaaatattattggggctttgcaggatgcagactgggtaaatgcaatgcaagatgaactcaactaATTTGAAAGGAgttaagtttggcatctggtaccaagacccttggacagatcagtaattggcacaaatgggtcttcagaaacaaacttgatgaagatgaaactgttacaaggaacaaggcaatattggtggttcaaggatatagccaagaggagCGCATAGACTATGAtaaaacctttgctccagttgcaaggttggaaacaataagactccccatagcctttgctgcttatatggaattcaccctccaccagatggatgtcaagagtgccttcctcaatggctatctaaaggaagaagtattTATCAAGCAACCTCCagggtttgaaagcaaggagagtcctgatcatgtgtacaaacttgacaaagcactttatgggctcaagcaggcgccaagagcatgatatgaaagattatcaaagtttctgcttgagcatgactacaagagaggtaaaattgacaatactttgttcttgaaagaaaaaggtaaagatctcttggtaattcagatatatgttgatgatataatctttggagcaactactgataagttaagtaaagatttTGCTAAACTAatagggagtgaatttgaaatgagcatgatgggtgagcttaatttctttttaggcttacaaattaaataaaattcaaatggaactatgatccatcagcagaagtatgtaaaagagttgcttaaaaggtttaaaacggaagattccaaagaaattgacactcttattgcaacagctacaaagttggatatggaagaacctggttcatctgtcgatcagaagttgtataggagaatgattggctcattgttgtatctcactgccaGTATACCTGACATTATTTTTAGTGTAGGCCTTCGTGTAATATTTCAGGCAAATccgaaggagtctcacttgactgctgtcaaaAGAATTTtaagatatctaaaaggcaccattGATCTCTGTCTTTGGTATGCAAAAGAtagtaatttcaatcttgtgGGATACGTTGATGCTGATtttgcaggttttcttgtggatagaaagagaacCTCAGGCATGGCACACTTTCTTAGCTCATGTCTtatgtcttgggccaccaaaaagcaaaattcagtggccttatctactgctgaagctgagtatgttgatgctgcttcatgttgtgctcaattttTGTGGATCAAACAGAAATTAaaggactttggaattgatgttagttgtattcccattttttgtgataacactaatgctattagtatgaccaagaaccagATTCaccacaagagaactaagcacatagatgttaggcatcacttttttgagggataactatgaaaagggGTTGATCACTgtagaattttgtgctactgacaagcaaatagctgacatcttcacaaaatccctaagtagagatcactttgaaagaaaCAGGTTAGAATTAGgaatgattaagatcacctaaaaggaccagttCAGAGTACACAACGAAAAAAatggttagaaaatctgaaaattgtgtacataattagattaatttttgttCAGTCTCATACTTTTAATAATATACTTTTGTGCCATATgtttaaaatgactcattaatctctaatgatattttctctattttggcaaatttagacttacacaagagtattctcagtgaagaacctggttcattaAGATAACACGGTATattttctacactctgcatagtttgaaataataatatttggatcatgagcagagtcctacttaattccaaactccttttggacttatCTGTTACAAGTGAACCAGTTTTGTTCAAATGAGTCCCAACcgaattgaagtacctagattctagggatacactccaaagtcttttcaaaactgaaattcagtttgattagacttccacacccactatcatcccttccaccaccccaacctctaagaaaagagtaaagatgcttgctcgcaaggTTGTTGCGGGGAGAGAATAAATTTGGATAATAGGTTTGTACTAGTAGGGTCTAAAGCAGGTGTTGAAACTACAGAGTATGGaggaattggtggtaaaaatgaaaaagaaaaaaagagagcaagggtgttcgaagtgctgtgaggggaaagggtaaaagagtggttgattcttcacccactcatgtgagtttaaccaaagacacagatgcaatggttgtttggggagaaAAATCTGCTGGAGTAGAGGAGAATGTAAAGAAAACAGGTGAAAGTGGGTCTGGCGAAGCCGCTGAAGGGCTGGTTCAACTTGgaaaaaaatatagatgaatctGTTTCATCTGAACAGGAAACCCTCGCAGACCTACTGAAGAGAGTGACTGAAAGTTATAATCCAAATAAGAAAGGGAGGTTGGTACAAGTAAGGATCATTTTGGGGTAAATACACTgcctgcttgtgactatgaagtccatgtcactcctaaagaacctggttcatctaagaaggtaccagtgaatagcaaggtgtgagtcttggtgcaagaaagtggggctaaggatgctgagattgagaggttgaagaagaggttggcagaggtagagactgagagagatgctctcagaactgagctggcaagagaaaaggagaagaatgatggcattcttcaggatatgctgaaactcctccaagccaaaaaccaagcacCTAGTTCTTCCAAGCCTTAAACTTCTAGCCCAATGTAGACCTTTCAATGACCCAGTTTGGGATATTTTGTTTgctcatgttttcagtatttttatttctttttatgctttgtggaagaatcgtatcaatcatcaatgaaattcactatTTTTGTTCTAgctgtttgtttatatttctttgatggttaaaattcttagcttgatctatgatgattaatccatgattgcatttgaagtagccctagtggccatgagtaagttttaaaatctagTTATCTCATattttttatgcaacttttcgatgatgccaaaagggaaaaaaagGTTGTGCCTTACACTTTgaacagtgatgtttataacctaatgaacctagtccttgatgataagtgataaaaaaaaaaaatgtttctaacattgtgttgatgttgagctaagttgaaacagggCCTAAGCTTATGGAAGCACAAAGTTTGTGATCGTCAAAAAGGgagaatttgttggcccaagtaaaggatagttttgaagattgacaaaggaactcagggatGAACCACGTCCATCCCTTGagtgcatagacacgggcagattcaaagcacgtgagatgcacatgcaggagataaacaaaatctggcataataatagatatctcctgatcgaaaagattgtataattaataaggagaaggacttcttactcaacgagaacattatccaagataaggaaggagttggGAGAGGTTGaaatcaactagaactcttccaccaaggaagagtagcattagaactctagttattttttactctactaactctataaatcgcaggatgttctcattctacaggtgacgcacaaagacagaagttaaacgtgaattgagagcaaaatagcaaggcattttgcaagcagttcgtgtgtgattcaagagtgcgaacctgaagctacatgaaccagataaaagaaccagctccaagtgtttgtcttttattctagttcaattgtagtaggtattttcatattgtacctttcagctttatctagaggcaattgtaataggtagtcagagtattcaagttagagttaacttgaagttgtcacaGCAGGTAGAGGCTGGTTGttacaacgggattagagttaatcctaggtttacaaaagtgttttgtaaatgtattttttggctcagtgatttagtgaagag of Nicotiana tomentosiformis chromosome 7, ASM39032v3, whole genome shotgun sequence contains these proteins:
- the LOC138895545 gene encoding secreted RxLR effector protein 161-like gives rise to the protein MEEPGSSVDQKLYRRMIGSLLYLTASIPDIIFSVGLRVIFQANPKESHLTAVKRILRYLKGTIDLCLWYAKDSNFNLVGYVDADFAGFLVDRKRTSGMAHFLSSCLMSWATKKQNSVALSTAEAEYVDAASCCAQFLWIKQKLKDFGIDVSCIPIFCDNTNAISMTKNQIHHKRTKHIDVRHHFFEG